From the genome of Phlebotomus papatasi isolate M1 chromosome 2, Ppap_2.1, whole genome shotgun sequence:
gaaaaagattgtttttttgATGTGGTTCATTGAATGATTCTAGAAACACGCGAGGGATACCTTTTAGAACCTCTTTCCATAAACATTTTCATCTGAATAGACAATGTAGAGGAAACAGTCTTCTTCATGGTGCTCCTGGTACAGCGAACCCATTGAGGCGGATGTAGGCGGAATCACATTGTTGACAAAGAAGAAGAGAGCATCCTCGGGACGCAGATGAATCCGTTTGCGAATGAGAAAGTAGAACTGGCCAACGGTTAAATCTGACGGCACAAGGTACTTCTTCTTGTCTAAATCACCAATTCTCGCCTTTGGTGCCTTCTCCACAATCACctgcaattttattttacttcattttatt
Proteins encoded in this window:
- the LOC129802726 gene encoding gamma-aminobutyric acid receptor-associated protein gives rise to the protein MKFQYKEEHPFEKRRAEGDKIRRKYPDRVPVIVEKAPKARIGDLDKKKYLVPSDLTVGQFYFLIRKRIHLRPEDALFFFVNNVIPPTSASMGSLYQEHHEEDCFLYIVYSDENVYGKRF